In the genome of Succinivibrio dextrinosolvens, the window CTGAAAACTTCATAACGGTGAGATCACCATTCGAGCCCCTGATTTCAAGGGAGTCTATATATTCAGAGCCATCAAGGGTAATGGTCTCAAAGAATTTTTTAAGAATCTCATTCTTAGGTCTTAAGCTTGCCTTATAGTGCTCGCTGGTACCGGAAAGATTACATTCAAAATCACTTATAAGCGAGTCATCAGGATTCATGAGTTTTAACATTAGATTTAAAAGAGAATGCACGGCAGGATTGTCATCTGCTTTTATGGTATGAACCTCACCTGCACTGTACTCGGTTATGGAATCCTTTTTTATTGCAAGTACCATAGGGTAAGGTTCAGCCTGTTTTATAAGCACGCCCCTGTCCTTAACATATACAATGGTGCCGGAGGAGAGAAGATTAAGGTTGGCATCCTTAAGATATTTATCCTGAGTAAACACAAGAGAATGGGAGTCTTTATCACAGAGACTCCTGCCGATTTCATTCAGTGTTAGGGCCTCTGCACTGAAATTTACAGTAAATGCTGTAAGGAAAAACAGGACGGTTCTTTTTAGTAAGCTAAACATTTTCTTTTTTTACTCTGAAATCCTCAATGGCATCTAAAAGCGGCTGAGGGGTGATATATAAGAGTTCATTGGTTCTGGCGTTAATCATGACCTGGGCAGTATGGCCATAGGCACAGAGAATATCTGAGTTTAAAGCATAGACTTCATAATGAATCTCTATCTTTCCCTCACACTGGGTCATCATGCTGATAACTCTGGCACACTTGTCGGTTACCTTTAGGGGGTGACGGTATTTGCACTCGCACTCAACAATCGGCATGGCGAAAATATTTTTTTTCATCATGTCATAACCAAAATCAAAAGCATTGAACATATCCTCTCGGGCCAGTTCAAAATACTTTATATAGTTGCCATGCCAGACAATCCTCATGGCATCGGTGTCATGAAAGGAGATCGGTATGAGGCTTTCATGGCTTATGATGAACTCGGGTTTTCTATACATTTACGCTCTCTCTATTCTTTTTTATTCTATTTTTATTTTCGGAAGAACTCAAAGAAATTAAACCACTGATAAGGATATCTTAAAGCGAAGTATTCTAAAAGCTCCGCATATTTCTGTACATATTCCTTTAAGGCTTCCTCCTTGTTTTTACGTGGAAGCTTCACCTCGTCGAACAGATCGCGGCAGAAGATTTCAATCTTTCCGCTCTTCTCGTTTTTAAGGGCAAAAAGACACTGTACTGAACATTTTAAAAGGGAGGCCAGAATAAAAGCTCCCTGCGGAAGATAAGCTTTTCTGCCTAAAAAATCCACCTCGCAGACTCGCTCCGGCTCTTTAAGTTTTGCAGAAGCACTCTTTTTCTGCGAATTCTCTTTTACCGGAGTTCTGTCGCCTACGATGGCAATCATGCCTTTATTCTCAATAATTTCGGACAGTTTTAAAGCTGTATCCGGTCCAATGGAATCGGTGGCAATTATATTAAGCTGGGCATCATTACTTATGGACTTGAGGATATTGTTAAAATTCTGAGCGTTTTTAGTAAAGAATACCGAGTAGACTTCAGGTGCTCTGGTATCTTTCTTGGTGCCTAAAGCTCTTAGAGCATCCACATTGCCTAAATGAGAGCACAGTAGGATCTTGCCTCTGCTCTCTTTTTCATAGGCATAGAAAACCTCTTCAGAGTCCTCCATAAATACCGCTTCACGATAGAGATGAATATTTCCCCGCCAGGCATTGATTTTATCTATGAGCATACTGCCAAAGGACATAAAATGGGTAAAGCTTGAGTAGTGTATCTGTGGAAGCCCTTTCTTTGCTCTTATTCTTTCAACCTGTAAGAGAAAATCCTTAGAAATATCCCGCTGTTTTTTTGAGAACAGATAATAAAAGAACATCACCGGATACAGACAGAGTTTAAAGATGGTGCTGCCACCATAGTCATAGAAGAACATCATCAGTCTGATGCCGTAGTATCCGCCGATTTTTTCCCGGCCTTCAGACCAGTGCTGATTATCCTCAGAAGTGTTAGAGCAGTTTTGTTTATCTTCAGTCATGAGATGTGAAAAGTTTTTTTATAATTGTAATCGGAAGTCTTAAGATCATGAGGGTGCAGAGCACAGTATGTATATAGCTGATCTTAAACTGATCGGAGAGTCTGAAATTGGAATGACCATCTTTTGGATAGGCTACCTTGGTTTCAAAAAACTTAAATGGAGTTCCCGCCCACTTTAGTCTGACCAGAATCTCAATGTCAAAGGTCATGCCGAATTTAAGATTACAGCTTTTTGCGCACAGACAGGTCTTTTCCACCGGATAGGCTCTAAAGCCTATCATGGCATCAACAATGTCGTCACTTAGTGTTTCAAGCTTTACAAAGAAATTGGTGATTTTTCTGCCGATAACTCTGGATTTTGGCGCGTTATCATCATAAAGAGGACAGCCTGAGATAACCGCCTCTGGAGCCTCGTTTATAAGCTCTACAATCTTATTGATATCTTCGATGTTATGCTGACCGTCGGCATCAATCTGAATGGCGTGGGTGAAACGGTTTTCCTTTGCAAAGAGCAGCCCTGTAAGCACAGAAGCTCCCTTGCCCTTGTTGCAGTCATGATGCAGCAGAAAGACATCCCTGAGGTTTTCGCAGATTTTATAAAGCTCTAAAGCTTCTTCCTTGCTGTTGCCATCGTCAACAACAATAAGCGGAAAACCAAAAGGCAAAAGTCTACTGATTACCCCTTCAATCTTATCGGTGTGTTTATAGCAGGGGATAACAATACAGATCTTCGGCATAACTGTTTATGTCTGTGTTTTTATCAGTGTTTTTATCTATTCTGTTAATTTTTATTATTCTGAAGTTTAATTATTCAGCCGATTTATCATTCTGTAACCAGTTTACCTGAGGAGGCTTTCTCATTATCCTTTGAGGTAATGATATATTCAAAGGCCAGACGCTTTTTCTCTGGCAGATATTCAAGAGTAAGCTTTAATCTGTCATTTGGCAGAATAGGAGAGGTGAATTTTACAGCAGGAGATCCGCCTTCAAACTTAATCCCGAAGATTTCCTCTGCAAACTCCTGAGCCCAGCCGATCTGAACTACTCCAGGCAGTACCTTCTGTGCATCAAAATGTCCTTCAAAGTACTCTAAATCCGGATTTACCACGATGGATACTGCGGCTTTGTTTTCACTTAGTTTGCTGGTTGTATAGAAATTTGGCTTAATCATTAAAGAGCTCCTCTAAAAGTGGAGTAATTCTTTTTCCCATATGATTTACGGGAATTCTGTTTACAAGTCTAAAATAGCGTGGAATTGCCACCGCTGGAAGATAACCTCTAAGATACTCTCTTAAGGTCATCACTACAGCCTTTCTGTCAGCGGTTATATTCTCCACGCTGTTATCTGTGTGCTGTGCTGTATCCTGTCTGAAAGTCTTATCTTTAAGAATACACACTGCACCGATGCAGGTTCTCTGATTCTTGGTTATCACCAGAGCCACCGCATCCTCGATAATCGGATTCTTTTTCAGAAGATTCTCTATCTGAGTCAGACTTACTCGATTCTCTTCTATTTTTACAATTTTATCCTTGCGGCCGGTAATTCTAAAGTGTGGACCTTCAAATTCGAGATTATCGTCAATTCTGCTGTAACCATCCGACATCGGAGAGTCAAGTTTATACCCGTCCTCAATCTTAACGAATCTAACTACAGAAAAGGGGATAAACAGAGGTTTATCGCCACGGTTATCCCTATGGGCCATACTGTTACTCTCAGTTGAACCATAGATTTCTGTTACGGCACACTGACACCAGTTATAAAAAGAGAGGGCTGCCTCATCCGGCATTGGAGAGCCGGCACTGATGCAGAGTCTTATCTTAGGAGCTTTGATTTTTGTATCCAGTCTTTTGATAAAGGCTGGAGATGATACTAAAACCAGCGGCATACTGTAGTTTGACAGTTCCTCAGGGTATCTTACCATGTAGGTAGTCATGGGCAGATGACGGAGAATAGGCATGAAGATTCTGTAGGTAAGCCCATACATGTGATAAGGCGGTACTGTGGATATGAGTCTTAATCCCTCAATACTCTCAAGTCTGTCTGAAAGCTCAAAGGAGCAGGCGATATCTATCTGCATGCTTTTAAGAGATTTGTTTACTCGCTTGCTTTTGCCGGTGGTGCCGGAGGTATAGAAGACAATTGGAGAATTATCATCAAGTGTAGAACAATATTGTGAGTTATAAGATTCTCTATCCTTTTGAGTTAAGTCCTGGTACTCTCTCTTTGCTTTTTCTAAAAGCTCAGTGATATCAGCTGACGGTACGGCAGGTTGTACGGAAGTTTCTGTGAGGTTGAGATCAGAGATGACCATATCCGCCTTAGTCTCAATCTCATCGAAGGTATGAGCGGTAATGTTGCCTAAAAGCACCGGAATCTTGCCTGCATACATGGTGGCGATAAAGGCAATGCTGAAGGTGTAGGCATTCTCAACGCATACCGCGATGCTTTTTATCTCCTTCTCTTTTTGAAGATAAAGAGCAAGGGCTTTGATAGAGTCAGTAAAATCATGATGCGTGTACGCCTGTGTCTTAGAATAGGCGACAATTCTGTCCTTATAAAAACCAAAATTCTCAAATAAAGCCTGATGCAGGCTTAACTCATTTTTTTTCATGGATACGTCTGACAATTATTCTTGCAAGATACTCACATCCTGCTAGAGTTCCAATTAGTATGTAGGCAATAAGGCCGTTGTATAAAGTCCAGGTCTGAACAGTACAGAACTGGGCGGTGATATAAGCCATACCGCCATTGGCCATAAAGAAGAGTACCCAGACCTTGGTTACGGTTCTGGTGTACTGTATGGCATAATCTGGGAGCTCTTTATCGTACAGCGTCGCAATTCTGGTGATTATAGGTTTGGTGGAGAATAAAGAGCCTCCAAAGATAAAGAACAGTACCGCATTGACACAGACCGGATAGAACATGGCAATCCTTGCAGAGTCCTCCATGAAGGCAGCAATGCAGATAATCGCCGCACACAGGGCACTTATTGAGGCTAAAAGTGTCTTTATACCCTGAGTGTTTCTAAGATAGAACAGCCTAAGTAAAAATATAACTGCCAGGGCCGGCAGCAGAAGATTTAAAAGATTGAAGCTTACTCCAAGATAGATAAAAAAAGGGTAAGCTGCTATTCCGCATATACAGAGAACCGAAAGCAGTCTCTTTGGCATAATCTCTATTTATTGTTTACAAGCTTGTAGACCACATCCACAACATCCTGAACGGTGCGAACGTTCTTGAAATCCTCTGGCATGATTTTTTTGCCGATGGTTTTCTGCAGTTTTACTACAAGATCAATCGCATCAATACTATCCAGTTCAAGCTCTTCAAAAAGCTTGCTTTCAGGTTTGATTTCCTTTGGCTCAATCTCAAAAAGAGAGGCTAGCATCTGCTGAATCTGGGTAAATATTTCCTGTTGTGTCATTTTAGGTTCTCTTTGTTATTTTTCTAGTAATTCTGTCTTTTTCTGAGAGCTGCCGTCGGTGACCTTAGGTCATCCATCTCACACCTTATTTAAAAGAGTAAATCTGAATGTCTCAGATTATCCTACTCTTTGTGCTCACGTTACTCTCTGTGCTCACTGATATACTTTGCCAGAGTCTCTACTGAGTAGAAGCATTTTTTCATCTCCTCATTGTCAGCAGAGAGGGTAACGCCGTATTTCTGTTTAATGGCCATTCCCAGCTCTAAGGCATCAATTGAGTCTAAACCCAGTCCATCAACGAAAAGAGGAGCCTCTGTCTCAATATCCTCAATCCCGATATCCTCAAGATTCAGTGAATCGATAATAAGCTGCTTGATTTCGTCATATAGCTCTTTCATAAAATATCCTACATCCTTGTTGTAATAAGATTCTGTAAATGTTTAGCGAGTAGACGTGATACAGCGGAGTCTTCTCTGTCTTTATACTGTGCTCTGAATTTTTCTGTATCAAAACTCTCTAAAA includes:
- a CDS encoding acyl-CoA thioesterase codes for the protein MYRKPEFIISHESLIPISFHDTDAMRIVWHGNYIKYFELAREDMFNAFDFGYDMMKKNIFAMPIVECECKYRHPLKVTDKCARVISMMTQCEGKIEIHYEVYALNSDILCAYGHTAQVMINARTNELLYITPQPLLDAIEDFRVKKENV
- a CDS encoding acyl carrier protein; translated protein: MTQQEIFTQIQQMLASLFEIEPKEIKPESKLFEELELDSIDAIDLVVKLQKTIGKKIMPEDFKNVRTVQDVVDVVYKLVNNK
- a CDS encoding outer membrane lipoprotein carrier protein LolA gives rise to the protein MFSLLKRTVLFFLTAFTVNFSAEALTLNEIGRSLCDKDSHSLVFTQDKYLKDANLNLLSSGTIVYVKDRGVLIKQAEPYPMVLAIKKDSITEYSAGEVHTIKADDNPAVHSLLNLMLKLMNPDDSLISDFECNLSGTSEHYKASLRPKNEILKKFFETITLDGSEYIDSLEIRGSNGDLTVMKFSDYDFSSKAVTNEDLKYFE
- a CDS encoding glycosyltransferase family 2 protein, which codes for MPKICIVIPCYKHTDKIEGVISRLLPFGFPLIVVDDGNSKEEALELYKICENLRDVFLLHHDCNKGKGASVLTGLLFAKENRFTHAIQIDADGQHNIEDINKIVELINEAPEAVISGCPLYDDNAPKSRVIGRKITNFFVKLETLSDDIVDAMIGFRAYPVEKTCLCAKSCNLKFGMTFDIEILVRLKWAGTPFKFFETKVAYPKDGHSNFRLSDQFKISYIHTVLCTLMILRLPITIIKKLFTSHD
- a CDS encoding phosphopantetheine-binding protein — protein: MKELYDEIKQLIIDSLNLEDIGIEDIETEAPLFVDGLGLDSIDALELGMAIKQKYGVTLSADNEEMKKCFYSVETLAKYISEHRE
- a CDS encoding AMP-binding protein; amino-acid sequence: MKKNELSLHQALFENFGFYKDRIVAYSKTQAYTHHDFTDSIKALALYLQKEKEIKSIAVCVENAYTFSIAFIATMYAGKIPVLLGNITAHTFDEIETKADMVISDLNLTETSVQPAVPSADITELLEKAKREYQDLTQKDRESYNSQYCSTLDDNSPIVFYTSGTTGKSKRVNKSLKSMQIDIACSFELSDRLESIEGLRLISTVPPYHMYGLTYRIFMPILRHLPMTTYMVRYPEELSNYSMPLVLVSSPAFIKRLDTKIKAPKIRLCISAGSPMPDEAALSFYNWCQCAVTEIYGSTESNSMAHRDNRGDKPLFIPFSVVRFVKIEDGYKLDSPMSDGYSRIDDNLEFEGPHFRITGRKDKIVKIEENRVSLTQIENLLKKNPIIEDAVALVITKNQRTCIGAVCILKDKTFRQDTAQHTDNSVENITADRKAVVMTLREYLRGYLPAVAIPRYFRLVNRIPVNHMGKRITPLLEELFND